The Caldisericum sp. genome has a segment encoding these proteins:
- a CDS encoding glutamate racemase, giving the protein MANPKPIGVFDSGVGGLSVVRSLKKVLPNENIIYVGDLKHFPYGTKDEETVKTYAKNITKFLLDNGVKLIIVACNTVSSIAVDDLKKISNPVNVIGMIQSGAEYAVKTTRNKKVGVISTPLTAKKHAYKIEIQKLDKDIEVFEVGSQELVNLVEDGVSFNDYACALAREKLDEPLKNGIDTLVLGCTHFPFLYKVVKSVVGNNVEVIDPAEYIADKTVNYLKEIGFNEGNSKTIFYTTKDRDAFKEKLSLFLNIENPEVYEIDI; this is encoded by the coding sequence ATGGCTAACCCAAAACCAATCGGCGTGTTTGATTCAGGTGTTGGAGGGCTGAGTGTTGTAAGAAGTCTCAAAAAGGTGCTTCCTAATGAAAATATCATATATGTGGGCGATTTAAAGCATTTCCCCTATGGAACCAAAGATGAGGAAACCGTAAAAACCTACGCAAAAAATATTACAAAATTCTTACTCGATAATGGCGTAAAACTAATAATTGTTGCATGTAACACAGTTTCTTCTATTGCCGTGGATGATTTGAAAAAGATTTCGAATCCCGTAAATGTTATTGGAATGATTCAATCAGGTGCAGAGTATGCCGTGAAAACAACAAGAAACAAAAAAGTCGGAGTTATCTCAACGCCTCTTACTGCAAAAAAACATGCCTACAAAATAGAAATTCAAAAACTCGATAAAGACATAGAGGTGTTTGAAGTTGGCTCACAGGAACTTGTTAACCTTGTTGAAGATGGTGTAAGTTTTAATGATTATGCCTGTGCCCTTGCAAGGGAAAAATTAGATGAGCCTCTCAAAAATGGAATTGATACTCTTGTCCTGGGATGCACTCATTTCCCCTTCCTCTACAAGGTTGTAAAAAGTGTTGTAGGCAACAATGTTGAAGTTATCGACCCTGCAGAGTATATTGCAGATAAAACAGTTAACTATCTTAAGGAAATCGGCTTTAACGAAGGAAATAGCAAAACCATATTTTACACAACAAAAGATAGAGATGCTTTTAAAGAGAAGCTTTCACTTTTCCTTAATATCGAAAACCCAGAAGTTTACGAAATTGATATCTAA
- the tsaE gene encoding tRNA (adenosine(37)-N6)-threonylcarbamoyltransferase complex ATPase subunit type 1 TsaE, which yields MLFLKSEDETIALGRKLGEELLKSASNYLIGLIGPLGAGKTTLTKGIAEGLKARDFVESPTFVFLNIYNGDLPLYHYDLYRVNDPKDLDELGIFEMVSRTGVHVIEWGDKVEGLLDFDMEINFEILESSERKITIKAFNLESVLNELSIP from the coding sequence GTGTTATTTCTAAAAAGCGAAGATGAAACGATTGCCCTGGGTAGAAAACTTGGGGAGGAACTATTGAAAAGTGCCTCGAATTATCTTATAGGGCTTATTGGACCACTTGGTGCAGGTAAAACAACACTCACAAAAGGCATTGCAGAGGGGCTCAAAGCAAGGGATTTTGTTGAAAGCCCGACATTCGTATTCCTTAACATTTATAATGGTGATTTGCCTCTATATCACTATGACCTTTACAGGGTAAACGACCCAAAAGACCTTGATGAACTTGGTATTTTTGAGATGGTTTCAAGAACGGGCGTCCATGTGATAGAGTGGGGAGATAAGGTTGAAGGATTGCTTGATTTTGATATGGAGATAAACTTTGAGATCTTAGAAAGTAGCGAAAGAAAAATTACAATAAAAGCTTTTAATCTGGAGAGTGTTTTAAATGAACTGTCTATTCCTTAA
- a CDS encoding N-acetylmuramoyl-L-alanine amidase, which translates to MKKIISILLLVIFTITNIFAIPYAKSETAQELLIVNTDGVNVRSAPGTYNSVLFKLSKGTYVLNIGSGKDRDSALWYKIYDFNTNKSGYVASYLLDKTGVTIKGEDTKLTVKVNADYLSVRTGPGTQFNLVKRLNYGTKVSVVRIVKRSDGEVWYKFKDGNNYYFIASWYTVKVEETSNNEGNNNSNQGNNNNQGNNTNNQGNQGTTPQKQSINIAATSTDFVNLRSGPSTDYEKIILINKGDPITIIGFAKNHNGELWLQCTYNGKEGFAIGDYFKFDTTKVTLDLSTLGTDAKTNDNTNLRAGPQISYNALKVVPVNTSLKIAGVALNKEGETWFEVNFNNAYYWVRSDTLTTVKKEKGLIENVLWQISEQGIDIVINGKNLPKPNINILSDPIRAVLTYENTNLLNAPKQTDLNIYPFTRYVVEANNNNSTITIYLLTEIPYEFEEKSNTQLVHFKLPKVNEEIVEIGGSVIFTNIQKIENTTYISLDDFLNFFNTKIDGNNSVSFFGRTVEINKDDIKVINDEKFISVKSLQDYFDVSVTVTPNEIYIDPILLNFKKDSSGSIFTFSFPVKAKKTVLGNKDYLVLLADTSIEIPYKSTKRNNTTPPQIQIELSEGITYEGKDNVFILKEGEKPSTGILSNRIIVIDPGHGSYSGQYLDVGAIGYSGTKEAYIVLDIALRLKKLLESAGAKVILTHSTVDDPNNPTLKGRADLANSSGGDLFISIHLNSSVNNDASGTETYYWYDTSKRLADTIQNALVNELGTYNRGTKKDYLYVCREVTTMPAILTEIGFISNPKEEALLKDPNFLDKVAQALFKGIVRYLNG; encoded by the coding sequence ATGAAAAAGATAATTTCAATTTTGCTTTTGGTTATATTCACCATCACAAACATTTTTGCTATACCTTATGCAAAATCAGAAACTGCGCAGGAACTTCTCATTGTTAATACAGATGGAGTAAATGTAAGAAGTGCGCCTGGGACATATAACTCAGTACTTTTCAAATTGAGTAAAGGTACATATGTATTAAATATAGGAAGTGGAAAAGACCGAGATTCTGCACTATGGTATAAGATATACGACTTTAACACAAACAAATCTGGATATGTTGCATCGTACCTTTTGGATAAAACGGGGGTAACCATAAAGGGAGAGGATACAAAGCTAACCGTAAAAGTTAATGCAGACTACCTTAGTGTGAGGACAGGACCTGGTACTCAATTCAATCTTGTAAAAAGGCTTAACTACGGCACAAAAGTAAGTGTTGTTAGAATCGTTAAAAGAAGTGATGGAGAAGTCTGGTATAAATTCAAAGACGGAAATAACTACTACTTTATCGCAAGTTGGTACACGGTTAAAGTAGAGGAAACTTCAAATAATGAGGGAAATAATAATTCAAACCAGGGAAATAACAACAACCAGGGTAATAATACGAATAACCAGGGAAATCAAGGGACCACTCCTCAAAAGCAGAGTATCAACATTGCCGCAACCTCAACTGATTTCGTAAATTTGAGGTCTGGACCTTCAACAGATTACGAAAAAATTATACTCATCAACAAAGGAGACCCAATCACAATTATAGGCTTTGCAAAAAATCATAATGGAGAACTGTGGCTTCAGTGTACCTATAACGGCAAAGAAGGATTCGCAATTGGTGATTATTTCAAGTTTGATACAACAAAAGTAACTCTCGACCTTTCAACGCTTGGGACAGATGCAAAAACAAACGATAATACGAATTTAAGAGCAGGACCGCAAATCTCATACAATGCCTTAAAGGTTGTTCCTGTAAATACCTCCCTTAAAATTGCAGGAGTTGCACTGAACAAAGAAGGAGAAACATGGTTTGAAGTAAATTTTAACAACGCATATTATTGGGTTAGAAGCGACACATTAACCACAGTCAAAAAGGAAAAGGGATTAATTGAAAATGTCCTCTGGCAAATCTCTGAACAGGGTATAGATATCGTAATTAATGGTAAAAACTTACCAAAACCAAACATAAATATTTTAAGCGACCCAATAAGAGCAGTTCTTACATATGAAAATACGAATCTTCTAAATGCGCCAAAACAAACAGATTTAAATATATATCCTTTCACAAGGTATGTAGTCGAGGCTAATAACAACAATTCAACCATAACAATATACCTTTTAACAGAAATTCCTTATGAGTTTGAGGAAAAATCTAATACACAACTTGTTCATTTTAAACTCCCTAAAGTAAACGAAGAAATCGTCGAAATAGGCGGAAGCGTCATATTCACAAACATTCAAAAAATTGAAAATACAACTTATATTAGTCTTGATGACTTTTTAAACTTTTTCAACACAAAAATTGACGGCAATAACTCAGTAAGTTTCTTTGGAAGAACGGTTGAAATAAACAAAGACGACATTAAAGTTATAAACGACGAAAAATTTATTTCTGTTAAATCTCTACAAGATTATTTTGATGTATCAGTTACGGTAACACCAAATGAGATATACATAGACCCAATTTTACTTAACTTTAAAAAAGATAGTTCCGGCTCTATATTCACTTTTAGTTTCCCTGTCAAAGCAAAGAAAACCGTTCTTGGAAATAAAGATTACCTCGTCCTTTTAGCGGACACCTCAATAGAAATTCCTTACAAGAGCACAAAGAGAAACAATACGACCCCACCACAAATACAAATAGAGTTAAGCGAAGGTATAACCTATGAAGGCAAAGATAATGTCTTTATCTTAAAAGAAGGAGAAAAACCTTCAACAGGAATACTTTCAAATAGAATAATAGTTATTGACCCAGGGCATGGAAGTTACTCAGGGCAATACCTTGATGTTGGCGCAATTGGCTATTCAGGAACAAAAGAGGCATACATAGTCCTTGATATTGCATTGAGGCTGAAAAAACTGCTTGAAAGCGCAGGAGCAAAAGTTATCCTTACACATTCAACCGTAGATGATCCAAACAATCCAACTCTAAAAGGTAGAGCAGACTTAGCAAACTCATCTGGAGGAGACCTTTTCATTTCAATTCACCTAAACTCAAGCGTCAATAATGATGCCTCAGGAACTGAAACATATTACTGGTACGACACTTCAAAAAGACTTGCAGATACAATTCAAAACGCACTCGTAAACGAACTTGGCACTTACAACAGGGGCACAAAAAAAGATTACCTCTATGTCTGTAGAGAAGTAACTACGATGCCTGCAATTCTTACAGAGATTGGCTTCATCTCAAATCCAAAAGAAGAGGCGCTCTTAAAAGATCCAAACTTCCTCGATAAGGTTGCACAGGCGCTTTTTAAAGGAATTGTGAGGTACCTCAATGGCTAA
- the tsaD gene encoding tRNA (adenosine(37)-N6)-threonylcarbamoyltransferase complex transferase subunit TsaD, whose amino-acid sequence MITLGIETSCDDTAVAIIESDGKILSNVLTSQDVFHRDFGGIVPEIASRKHAELIGYTILEALKLASLSLEDINLISVTKGPGLVGSLLVGLEAAKSLSFALNKPLIGVNHLEGHIYSLFLEGAPLYKRKDVFPLLVLIVSGGHTELVLMDGFLKYRVLGRTRDDAAGEAIDKFARFLGYGYPGGPIIEKLGLEGDPNKYQFPNLTFKGSPYEFSFSGLKTAGVYFIQNHPDIIQNDLASVAASFENALVRILVERTIKAATDFDVKGIGVVGGVSANKRLRETFSKVSPVPVYFPQKALSTDNAAMIALTGYLRHTINGETSDLTLDAISRLEL is encoded by the coding sequence GTGATTACGCTTGGCATTGAAACTTCGTGCGATGATACCGCAGTTGCTATAATAGAAAGTGATGGGAAAATTCTTTCAAATGTCTTAACTTCTCAGGATGTTTTTCACAGGGATTTTGGTGGAATTGTCCCCGAGATTGCCTCAAGAAAACATGCTGAACTCATTGGATATACGATTCTTGAAGCATTAAAACTTGCAAGTTTATCGCTTGAAGACATTAACCTTATATCTGTAACAAAGGGACCTGGGCTTGTTGGGTCTCTCCTTGTTGGGCTTGAAGCTGCAAAGTCACTTAGTTTTGCACTTAATAAACCTCTTATTGGTGTAAATCATCTTGAAGGACACATATATTCGCTTTTTCTTGAGGGAGCGCCACTTTATAAAAGAAAAGATGTTTTTCCACTTCTTGTTCTTATTGTTTCAGGAGGACACACAGAGCTTGTCCTTATGGACGGATTTTTGAAATATAGAGTTCTTGGAAGGACTCGTGATGATGCAGCAGGCGAAGCAATCGACAAGTTTGCTCGTTTTTTAGGTTATGGGTATCCGGGTGGTCCAATCATTGAGAAATTAGGGCTCGAAGGTGACCCAAACAAATACCAGTTTCCTAATCTTACTTTCAAGGGAAGTCCTTATGAATTTAGTTTTAGCGGTCTAAAGACTGCGGGTGTTTATTTCATCCAGAATCACCCCGATATTATACAAAACGACCTTGCAAGTGTTGCGGCAAGTTTTGAAAATGCACTTGTAAGAATACTTGTTGAAAGGACAATTAAAGCAGCAACCGATTTTGATGTCAAAGGAATTGGTGTTGTTGGCGGAGTGTCAGCAAATAAAAGGCTAAGGGAGACATTTTCGAAAGTTTCGCCTGTTCCTGTGTACTTCCCACAAAAAGCACTTTCAACAGATAATGCTGCAATGATTGCTTTGACTGGCTATCTCAGGCACACAATTAACGGAGAAACTTCAGACCTTACTCTTGATGCAATTTCGAGGTTGGAGTTATGA
- the groES gene encoding co-chaperone GroES → MAEIIPIYDHIVVKIEEEEEKTKTGIVLPDTAKEKPQKGKVVAVGSGRLLDNGQKVPLEVKVGDTVIFSKYAGTEIKLNDEKYLILSEKEVLAILK, encoded by the coding sequence ATGGCAGAAATTATACCGATTTACGACCACATCGTAGTAAAAATTGAAGAGGAAGAAGAAAAAACAAAGACAGGTATCGTATTACCTGACACAGCAAAAGAAAAACCCCAAAAGGGTAAAGTTGTTGCAGTAGGTTCTGGAAGGCTTCTTGACAACGGTCAAAAAGTCCCTCTCGAAGTAAAAGTTGGCGATACAGTTATTTTCTCAAAGTATGCAGGAACTGAAATCAAATTAAACGATGAGAAATACCTCATCCTCTCTGAAAAAGAAGTACTTGCAATCCTTAAATAA
- the rimI gene encoding ribosomal protein S18-alanine N-acetyltransferase: MISEIEIVKAKVSDIKRIIEIEELSYSDPWPREIFMVDYLFNSSSEYFVAKMHGKIVGFIGIWYEGKKLHVINVAVHPDERGKGIGTNLLLFAINLAKELGYEAVYLEARKSNVSAQRLYRKLGFKDKEELKGYYQDGEDGIRMELSVPKEEKES; this comes from the coding sequence ATGATTAGCGAAATAGAAATTGTTAAAGCAAAAGTATCGGACATAAAGAGAATAATTGAAATTGAGGAACTTTCTTATAGCGACCCCTGGCCGAGAGAGATTTTTATGGTTGATTATCTTTTCAATTCTTCTTCTGAATATTTTGTTGCTAAAATGCATGGGAAGATTGTTGGCTTTATCGGTATCTGGTATGAAGGGAAAAAACTTCATGTTATAAATGTTGCAGTCCATCCAGACGAAAGAGGAAAAGGTATCGGAACAAATTTACTTCTCTTTGCTATAAATCTTGCAAAGGAACTTGGCTATGAAGCAGTTTATCTTGAAGCAAGAAAGTCAAATGTGTCTGCTCAACGCCTTTATAGGAAACTTGGTTTCAAAGATAAAGAGGAATTAAAAGGATATTACCAGGACGGTGAGGATGGTATAAGAATGGAGTTGAGTGTTCCGAAGGAGGAGAAGGAATCGTGA
- the tsaB gene encoding tRNA (adenosine(37)-N6)-threonylcarbamoyltransferase complex dimerization subunit type 1 TsaB has protein sequence MNCLFLNQAFYPTVSILFSEEKIHYSVIQYPNDESPNNLLYITKVMFDLIKFERKNLTHVVVVNGPGSFTGTRIGVVDAKILAFALNIPLVALNSLELIARHRDKESILAILSAGRKEYFGALFEKGVRKSEDRILTIQELEEFNGKIVSFEDWSNLNLKEFEKVYVNPEVVRDFSYDLIRREEFVPDPLSLKPIYLRAEDKLFKKMR, from the coding sequence ATGAACTGTCTATTCCTTAATCAGGCTTTTTATCCAACAGTAAGTATCCTATTTTCAGAGGAGAAAATCCATTACTCCGTGATTCAGTACCCAAACGATGAAAGCCCGAACAATCTCCTTTATATTACAAAAGTGATGTTTGACCTTATTAAGTTTGAAAGAAAAAACCTTACGCACGTTGTTGTTGTAAATGGACCTGGAAGTTTTACAGGGACACGCATTGGTGTAGTTGATGCAAAGATTCTTGCATTTGCGCTGAATATCCCGTTAGTAGCTCTTAATTCTCTTGAACTTATTGCAAGGCACAGAGATAAAGAATCAATTCTTGCGATTTTATCTGCTGGGCGTAAGGAATATTTTGGAGCATTGTTTGAGAAAGGCGTAAGAAAGTCTGAAGATAGAATACTTACCATTCAAGAACTTGAGGAGTTTAATGGGAAGATTGTTTCTTTTGAGGATTGGAGCAATCTAAATTTGAAAGAGTTTGAGAAGGTTTATGTTAATCCTGAGGTGGTAAGGGATTTTTCGTATGATTTAATTAGAAGAGAAGAGTTTGTCCCTGATCCACTGTCTTTAAAGCCAATTTATTTAAGGGCAGAGGATAAATTATTTAAGAAGATGCGATGA
- a CDS encoding DUF3783 domain-containing protein has protein sequence MAKKFLLLGNFTNEEIVKIMQKVKEAVDTKDVIFATLTDTVKEWKVKEWLEELEKEDEYFKNSKETK, from the coding sequence ATGGCTAAAAAATTCCTTCTTTTAGGCAATTTTACAAACGAAGAGATAGTTAAAATAATGCAAAAAGTAAAAGAAGCAGTTGATACAAAAGATGTGATTTTTGCAACCTTGACCGATACAGTTAAGGAATGGAAGGTAAAAGAGTGGCTTGAGGAATTAGAAAAAGAAGACGAATACTTCAAAAACAGTAAAGAAACAAAGTAA
- a CDS encoding zinc-dependent alcohol dehydrogenase family protein — MKAMFIEKIGKLEETPLVLREVDVPYPKEKEVLIKVSYCGVCHTEIDEIEGRRLPKIPVIPGHEVVGKVVQKGSAVTKLDIGDRVGVAWIYHACGKCTYCKEGKENLCEEFVATGADANGGYAEYMVVEEDFAYRIPENLKDEVAPPILCAGAVGFRAYKLASIKDGETVALFGFGASNHIVYKYIRYLNPSSKIVVFVRKLGDNATKLAEEMGADYIFESFTEIPIKFDKAIDTTPIGEIIPYALSYLNKGGLIVVNAIRKVTPVNAFDYTLIWGERSVLSVANVTREDVVSALDLASKIPIVPEVTLFKLEDANEALLSVKHGKIKGAAVLKIS; from the coding sequence ATGAAGGCAATGTTTATAGAGAAAATTGGGAAATTAGAGGAAACGCCTCTTGTTTTGCGTGAAGTAGATGTTCCCTACCCAAAGGAAAAAGAGGTCCTCATAAAGGTTTCATATTGTGGTGTTTGTCATACAGAAATTGACGAAATTGAGGGAAGAAGGCTCCCAAAAATTCCTGTCATTCCTGGGCACGAGGTTGTAGGTAAGGTCGTTCAAAAGGGAAGTGCAGTAACGAAGTTAGACATAGGGGATAGAGTTGGTGTTGCATGGATTTACCATGCCTGCGGGAAATGCACTTATTGCAAGGAAGGTAAAGAAAATCTCTGCGAAGAATTTGTTGCAACAGGTGCAGATGCAAATGGTGGCTATGCAGAGTATATGGTTGTGGAGGAAGACTTTGCGTATAGAATTCCTGAAAATCTTAAAGATGAGGTAGCACCTCCAATCTTGTGTGCTGGTGCAGTTGGATTCAGGGCATATAAACTTGCTTCAATTAAGGATGGAGAGACTGTTGCTCTTTTTGGGTTTGGCGCTTCAAACCACATAGTTTATAAATACATACGCTATTTAAATCCTTCTTCAAAGATTGTAGTTTTTGTAAGGAAATTGGGTGATAATGCTACAAAATTAGCAGAGGAAATGGGTGCAGATTACATATTTGAAAGTTTTACGGAAATTCCAATCAAGTTTGATAAGGCAATCGACACAACACCGATTGGTGAGATTATTCCATATGCACTGTCGTATTTAAACAAAGGTGGCTTGATTGTTGTAAATGCAATAAGAAAAGTTACTCCTGTAAATGCCTTTGATTATACGCTTATCTGGGGAGAAAGAAGTGTTTTAAGTGTTGCAAATGTGACAAGGGAAGATGTTGTTTCGGCACTTGATCTTGCATCAAAAATCCCGATAGTGCCTGAAGTTACACTTTTCAAATTGGAAGATGCAAACGAAGCGCTTCTCTCAGTAAAGCACGGTAAAATCAAAGGTGCTGCTGTTTTAAAAATTTCTTAG
- the smpB gene encoding SsrA-binding protein, translated as MEEKVIAVNKKVLRDFEILDKLEVGIELKGFEVKSIREGKVSLDGAYVKESNGEFYIYKMFVAMPPSVHTNLSEKRKRKLLMHKNEIIRWSTRVKERGLTILPIDVHTANNRIKLTIALVRKKVLHGDKKKLEEKITKREMRKY; from the coding sequence ATGGAAGAAAAAGTAATTGCGGTAAACAAAAAAGTTTTAAGGGACTTTGAGATACTCGACAAACTCGAGGTTGGTATTGAATTAAAAGGCTTTGAAGTAAAATCAATAAGAGAAGGAAAGGTAAGCCTTGATGGGGCTTATGTAAAGGAATCGAACGGTGAATTTTACATATACAAGATGTTTGTTGCAATGCCTCCATCAGTTCACACAAACTTAAGCGAAAAAAGAAAAAGGAAACTTCTTATGCACAAAAACGAGATTATAAGGTGGTCAACAAGAGTAAAAGAGCGAGGCTTAACCATACTTCCCATAGATGTCCACACCGCAAATAACAGAATAAAACTCACTATTGCACTTGTAAGAAAGAAAGTTCTGCATGGCGATAAGAAGAAATTGGAAGAAAAAATCACAAAAAGAGAAATGAGGAAGTACTGA
- a CDS encoding RluA family pseudouridine synthase: MENKIVASTSDRLDKVLENALPQMSRSYIQKLIKEGFVSVNGNVIEKPSHKVKEGDSIEVREKPPEVLNVEKEDKPLKVVYEDKYLLIIDKEAGVTVHPVGKKTTGTLVNRLLYHVEELSQIGGVIRPGIVHRLDRDTSGLMVVAKEDTAHRALSEMLKKHEIKRRYICLVKGTFKERTGTINLPLKREQGTTKMRVSVMGKEAITHFKVLEAIGPYTLLQVELETGRTHQIRVHMAHIGHPLVGDTVYGKRDKNINLERQFLHSYEISFIHPIIGKELRFVSQLPNDLKEVLFDIREKWKKK, translated from the coding sequence ATGGAAAATAAAATTGTTGCAAGCACTTCTGATAGATTAGATAAGGTTTTAGAAAATGCTCTGCCTCAGATGAGCAGAAGTTATATACAGAAATTGATAAAAGAGGGCTTTGTTTCGGTAAACGGCAATGTTATCGAAAAGCCATCGCACAAAGTAAAAGAAGGCGATTCAATAGAAGTTAGAGAAAAGCCTCCAGAAGTGCTTAATGTAGAAAAAGAAGACAAGCCTTTAAAGGTTGTTTATGAAGATAAATATTTGCTTATTATTGATAAGGAAGCAGGAGTTACGGTTCATCCTGTTGGGAAGAAAACAACAGGCACTCTTGTAAACAGGCTCCTTTACCATGTTGAAGAACTTTCACAAATAGGGGGAGTTATTCGGCCTGGTATTGTTCATAGGCTTGATAGGGATACATCAGGACTTATGGTTGTTGCAAAAGAAGACACAGCCCACAGAGCCCTTTCTGAAATGCTTAAGAAGCATGAAATTAAAAGAAGATACATATGCCTCGTAAAAGGGACATTCAAGGAACGCACGGGCACTATAAACCTCCCTTTAAAAAGAGAACAGGGCACAACGAAAATGAGAGTGTCCGTTATGGGAAAAGAGGCAATTACGCACTTTAAAGTGCTTGAAGCAATTGGACCTTATACGCTTCTTCAAGTTGAACTTGAAACGGGAAGGACACACCAGATAAGAGTACATATGGCTCATATTGGACATCCTCTTGTAGGGGATACGGTTTACGGTAAAAGGGACAAAAATATAAATCTCGAAAGGCAATTTTTGCACTCTTATGAGATTTCGTTTATTCATCCTATAATTGGTAAGGAGTTGAGATTCGTTTCTCAATTGCCCAATGATTTAAAGGAAGTGCTTTTTGATATAAGGGAAAAATGGAAGAAAAAGTAA